A section of the Candidatus Binataceae bacterium genome encodes:
- a CDS encoding anti-sigma factor: MSEQTELSPLPKTPVSPGIIPWWRRPLFWRAMAGMGLAVALAALIVLAEFSRVLSHRTTNYLRHLHAMNQTVQQLKRRIVSVERRSATVAERASADETLKRIVAAPDLRTIKLTGADGAKAAGARVPLPSGTLAMSAAQRAAVLQVAGIRAATKGTVYRVWWEEKRKPETLAAEFIPDSDGKATVPMPMPPQQASTVTVTREVGTDAPKPSGATVLKGRITSAPSR; the protein is encoded by the coding sequence GTGAGCGAGCAGACTGAACTATCTCCCCTTCCGAAAACGCCCGTCAGTCCGGGAATTATCCCCTGGTGGCGGCGCCCTCTCTTTTGGCGGGCCATGGCAGGAATGGGGCTCGCCGTGGCGCTGGCCGCGCTCATCGTGTTGGCAGAGTTCTCGCGGGTACTGAGCCACCGCACCACGAACTACCTTCGCCACCTGCACGCGATGAACCAGACCGTTCAGCAATTGAAGCGGCGAATCGTTTCGGTGGAACGGCGCAGCGCGACCGTGGCGGAGCGGGCATCTGCCGACGAAACTTTGAAGCGCATAGTGGCCGCGCCCGATTTACGGACCATCAAGCTCACTGGTGCGGACGGGGCGAAAGCAGCAGGTGCACGGGTCCCACTTCCGTCCGGAACTCTCGCGATGAGCGCCGCTCAACGTGCGGCGGTTCTTCAGGTCGCCGGAATAAGGGCCGCGACGAAGGGCACCGTCTATCGGGTGTGGTGGGAGGAGAAACGCAAGCCCGAAACCCTGGCGGCCGAATTCATTCCTGACTCGGACGGCAAAGCAACAGTCCCGATGCCAATGCCGCCGCAACAAGCCTCGACGGTTACTGTAACGCGCGAAGTCGGTACCGATGCGCCCAAGCCATCGGGAGCCACCGTATTGAAAGGCCGAATAACCTCGGCGCCTTCGCGTTAA